One genomic window of Sarcophilus harrisii chromosome X, mSarHar1.11, whole genome shotgun sequence includes the following:
- the ZDHHC9 gene encoding palmitoyltransferase ZDHHC9 produces the protein MSVMVVRKKVTRKWEKLPGRNTFCCDGRVMMARQKGIFYLTLFLILGTCTLFFAFECRYLAVQLSPAIPVFAAVLFLFSMATLLRTSFSDPGVIPRALPDEAAFIEMEIEATNGTVPQGQRPPPRIKNFQINNQIVKLKYCYTCKIFRPPRASHCSICDNCVERFDHHCPWVGNCVGKRNYRYFYLFILSLSLLTIYVFTFNIVYVALKSLKIGFLETLKETPGTVLEVLICFFTLWSVVGLTGFHTFLVALNQTTNEDIKGSWTGKNRVQNPYSHGNILKNCCEVLCGPLPPSVLDRRGILPLEESGTRPSSTQEPGSSPFPQSPVVPTEPLSSNELPLKARVPEEMQSSVLTQQGPESPETPQEASEADK, from the exons ATGTCTGTGATGGTGGTGAGGAAGAAGGTGACTCGAAAATGGGAGAAGCTCCCAGGCAGGAACACCTTCTGCTGCGATGGACGCGTTATGATGGCCCGGCAGAAGGGAATCTTCTACTTGACCCTCTTCCTCATTCTGGGGACCTGCACGCTGTTCTTTGCTTTTGA gtgcCGCTACTTGGCTGTTCAGCTGTCTCCTGCCATCCCCGTCTTTGCAGccgtccttttcctcttttccatggCTACGCTGCTGCGGACGAGCTTCAGTGACCCCGGTGTGATTCCCCGGGCCCTGCCAGATGAAGCAGCTTTCATTGAAATGGAGATAG AGGCGACCAACGGCACGGTGCCACAGGGTCAGCGTCCACCCCCTCGAATCAAGAATTTCCAGATCAACAACCAGATCGTGAAACTAAAGTATTGTTATACATGCAAGATCTTCAGGCCCCCCCGGGCCTCCCACTGCAGCATCTGTGACAATTGTGTGG AACGCTTTGACCATCATTGTCCCTGGGTCGGAAATTGCGTCGGCAAGAGGAACTACCGCTACTTCTACCTCttcatcctttctctctccctactcACCATCTATGTCTTCACCTTCAACATAGTCTACGTGGCCCTCA AATCCTTGAAAATCGGCTTCCTGGAGACATTGAAAGAAACTCCTGGCAC TGTCCTGGAAGTGCTCATCTGCTTCTTCACTCTCTGGTCTGTGGTGGGCCTGACAGGATTCCATACTTTCCTAGTGGCCCTCAACCAGACAACGAATGAAGAT ATTAAAGGTTCCTGGACGGGGAAGAACCGAGTGCAGAACCCGTACAGTCATGGCAACATCCTAAAGAACTGCTGCGAGGTGCTGTGTGGCCCCTTGCCTCCCAG TGTGCTGGATCGACGGGGCATATTGCCACTGGAAGAAAGTGGAACTCGACCCTCAAGCACTCAAGAGCCCGGAAGCAGCCCATTTCCACAGAGCCCA GTGGTCCCCACAGAGCCATTGAGCTCGAATGAGCTGCCCCTGAAAGCCCGTGTTCCCGAGGAGATGCAGTCCAGTGTTCTGACCCAGCAGGGTCCCGAGTCCCCGGAGACTCCCCAGGAGGCCTCTGAAGCCGACAAGTAG